In Carassius carassius chromosome 2, fCarCar2.1, whole genome shotgun sequence, the DNA window AGGTTTATGGATGAAAGTTAGAGATGAATTGATGTCCAGACCATGTTTTAAAGGTCCACAGTGTACTTTATGGAAATGTGACAGTTCCTCTTTCAGTGTTGAAGGCACTTGAGTCAGGAATGTTGCTAGGCGACAGAGCAGATTTTACTGTAAGCTTACCGTAACGCCTTTACAGTTAACCAGTGTTTGTTTTTATAAGCAATTAAGCAAGGGATGCAAAGAAAAACCTTGTGAGAATGAAAGTGTTCAAACTGGTTTTTGGCAGTGTTCTTATGGTAAATCTGATAGAGGCTCATAGATGGTTTTAATATACCAGTCTTTTCCTCTGAATTCcttcaaaatgtgtgtaaaaatcTCTTATACTATAGTAATACGTTTTCACCGAATTCAAATACTTACCAAATACAGCTGCCACAAAGAGTATAATGTTTTAAAGATCTGTTCAATACATTTTATCATGTTTACAATCATCAAAAATAATGTGGGAAAAGTCCCCATGCAGTTCCATCTGGTCCTGGTGATAAGCCGCTGTGACTGAAATACAGGATTGTTAATTCAGGTTGGAGCCTCAGGAGTTTGTGTTTGTTCATTTCTTATTATGTTTTAGTATAGCAACCAGAAGACTGAATTTCATGCATGTGCAAAAGAAGCAATTTATGAACACTAGTAAATCCACCGGGCTGTAAAGCAGTTTCTAAAAATAGCCAGTTCTAGTATGGCATGAAATTGTTTCATTATGAAAAATGTGGCAGTAGGGATAGTAGTAGTTTGTACACATTGATGCATGAACACTATTGTAAAAACAAATCAAGTCATTGGATTTGCATTAGCTGTCTTGTATGCTAGTTTTTCATCTGTTTCGTCTTTCTCTGCATTTGTTTTGTAGAAGAGTGTGAAGGAGGGTCTTCTACTCAAACAGACCAGCTCTTTTCAGAGATGGAAAAGGAGGTATTTCAAACTGAGAGGCAGGACTCTCTACTATGCCAAAGATTCAAAGGTAAAATCAGGGGTCTCTGTGTCCCACTAGTAAAGACTGAACCTCTGGTGTTTGTTGGTGACAGAAACATGCTACTGTCTTGTTGCAGTCTCTCATATTTGATGAGGTCGACCTCTCAGATGCCAGCGTGGCTGAGACCAGCACCAAAAACATCAACAACAGTTTCACAGTAAGCAGAATCTCTTCTCAACAGCTTTCTCAAAACCTAGTGAACTCTTTTTGAATGTTGCTGTCTACAGTAGGTAAGAATCTCACTAGATTTTGAGAAAGCCCCATTCATTAGgttgtttctttgtttctcatcattcattcattattcaccGCCATTTACTAGCACACACCTATTTTATGTCTCTGACTCTCTCTCCTAGGTTATCACTCCATTCCGTAAGCTGATGTTGTGTGCGGAGAGCAGGAAGGAGATGGAAGACTGGATCAGTGCTTTGAAGTCTGTACAGAAATGGGAGACTTATGAGGTCAGTGTCTAAACCTTTGACCCCTCCAAAATCATTCAAAGGCTCAGTTAATGTGCACTGATGGCCATAATGACTGTAACAGAATACAGTTTGATGTTCCTTCACATGGATTTCTTAGTTAAGTGATCAATAAACGAAAGCCACAGAAGTAATTGCTATAATTGTAATTGTGTTAAGGTGAAATATTGATGTAAATGAGTTAGCGTGTcaatcaatttaatttttaaaccacagtttaataacttaaataacttttaaatgaTCCCAAGCCAGTTTTTGTCTGTAACAGTAATGTGTGTTGGTAACCCTAGACCAGTAGTTCTCAACCTTTTTcttccaggaaaaaaaaaaaaaaaaaagattatattaatttacatgaCTTTTCCAGGTCTACTTCACATATTTACAATGACTgaaaattacaataattttttttaataatgtttttaagtaaacgtaaaatgaaaacaaaacatatacaacattaaaacaaatcaaaatattaataaagactATAATAGTGTCttgattatactaaaataacgctGTCTTAAGGCCTCATTGGAAGTTTCCTGAGATGCCAAAATAAGCCCCAGCCCCTGGTTGCGATTTTATTatctagttatttatttatagtgcTGTGATGTTGACATGATTGTACTGATCCCAGGCCAGTCAGTTTAACATGGAGCACTTCTCTGGGATGCATAACTGGTACGCCTGCTCTCACGCCCGGCCCACTTTCTGCAACGTGTGTCGAGAGGCTCTGCCGGGGGTCACCTCTCATGGTCTTTCCTGTGAaggtaaaaataaacacaaagcactgtttgttttgttgtctGTCTTTTTTTATGATCAATTTGTTTGGATTTCCCCTTTCTTTGACATTTCCCATTTCGTGCATTGTTTATTCTGCTCGTAGAACGAACAATGATGTAGATTGTTTATAGCGCAATCAATGAGTCATGAATAAGAACATTGCCCTCAGCCTGTTATCACTTTCTAGTGACGATCTGTCTAATGTCatcttttctctgtgtgtgttagtgtgtaagTTCAAAGCCCACAAGCGCTGTGCCATACGATCCACAAATAACTGTAAGTGGACCACTCTGGCGTCTATAGGAAATGACATCATAGAAGATGAGGACGGGGTAAgtgaatatttatattatacatgcaTGTGGTCTcagtggctacgtttacatgcacccaaataatcCGTTTGTAATGAATTCAGTCCCaaaagtgtgcatgtaaacatagccaGTGGTATTCTGTACTGTACCTAaatcagtgtgtctgtgtgtaaaggTGGCAATGCCTCACCAGTGGTTGGAGGGGAACCTGCCGGTCAGTGCTAAGTGTGTGGTGTGCGATCGAAACTGCGGTAGCGTACGTCGACTACAGGACTGGAGATGCCTCTGGTGCAAAGCCATCGTACGTCAACTTCCTGCCCACTTTTTTGAAACCGATCATAGTGCTGTGTACAGTACATCACCCACACCCACAATATAGCATCACACCCAGTTCACTCTGAAACCACAACAATTAGATAACACATAAACACTTAGAGTTTACTGGAAAGACTATGACATCATATTTATACAGGTGTGTACCTTCTGTAATCAGTGTGTCTCCACTGATGAGTAAGAGACCTTCTGTGAATAATCAGTAATGCATCTCTCTATACATTGCATGTGTGTAGGTGCATAACAGCTGTAAGGAGCAGTTGGGAAAGGTTTGTCCTCTGGGTCAGTGTAAGGTCTCCATCATTCCGCCCACTGCACTTAACAGCATCGACTCTGACGGTAAGGGTTGCCCAGGCAACTGCATCAGCTCAGCTGTCTCCATAAACCTGTACATTGTTATGCTTTTGTGTATGTACTTGCAAAGGACATTATTTAGTTGAAGTATAATCAATACTATGACAGTTAATTATGCTATTAAATATCTGAAGAAAAATAGATTTtctgaaataatgtttttacagttgtttattatttaatatatgatATGCAATATTTAAcaagcattcaaaagtttgaggaaagtatttttttttttttagaaatgtagaCTTTTGTTTGGcttggatgcattaaattgatcaagatgAGAATGTTATCAAAACTCAGTAAAAGTACTGTGACAGTTATGGTATCATTATACTGCCATGATACatattaaaatgtcaattttaagTCAGTATTGTCATTATCTTCAGCTACAATCACAATAGAGATGTTCttataaaaaaagtgtttgaagCTGCTTACTTTGAAAACATGAAATCCCTCCCAagttcttctcctctcctctccttctcTCACTGCCACTCTATCTCCTCCTCCTCCAATCCCTCCATTGTCCCTCTTCATCATTCCTTGCTCTCCGAAGGCTTCTGGAAGGCCACCAGTCCATCCTGCTCAAGTCCTCTGCTGGTGCTAGCGAACAGTAAGAGTGGAGACAACCAGGGTGTGAAGTTCCTGCGCAGGTTTAAGCAGCTATTAAACCCTGCACAGGTCTTTGACCTCATGAATGGCGGCCCACAGCTGGGGTGAGTTTAATGCCCGCTTATCACACACTGCAATATCAATTAAAAGGCTTTAtaaggcaataaaaaaaaaatcaggattcAGTCTCAGTAGCTTAGCTTTTACAAcaaccaaacatttttttttttttttgataactgtAACTGTGCTTTCGGACTTAGTGCAGCTTTTAATAGAATCCATGTAAATTAGATTGTTTTAACATATAAGTGAATTTGCCCTCTGAACcatatttgttgttttatgttttttgtttgtgcatTCAGGCTTCGTCTCTTCCAGAAGTTTGAGACCTTTCGTACCCTGGTGTGTGGGGGAGATGGCAGCGTGGGCTGGGTTCTGTCTGAACTGGACAAACTCAGCCTGCACAAACAGGTCAAAAATAACTAGAAAAGGAGttcttacattttaatgaaagatTATGAAAACAATCATTGTTTTAGAATAACCTGCACTGATGAATGTAAAAAATAGACCAGAGACATCCATGCTACCAatcataaatgttatttttttttcattctctttcatttttttttcctgaaagaaatgcattaaattgatcgaaagtgGCTGTAAagatataattttacaaaagattatatatttcatatacagtaaatgctttctatttatcaaagaatcctacaAAAAAGATAATATTTTCTACAAAAttagcagcataactgttttcaccattgctaataataagaaatgtttctttagcaccaagtcagcatattagaataatttcttaagatttgtgtgactggagtaatgactgctaaaaaattcagttttgccttcacagaaaaaaattaataaattaaaatacagtattaaaatagaaaaaagttattttaaatatgaataattttcacaatactactttttttactgtattttttttatcaaataaatgcagccttggtgaccataagagacttctttgaaaaTCTAACAGACCCcaacatttttgaatggtagcaCAATACATAGGGTCACATCTTcactgtgttgtgttgtgtgtaaaaCAGTGCCAGCTGGGTGTGTTGCCGCTGGGTACAGGAAATGACCTGGCACGTGTGCTGGGATGGGGAGGATTGTGTGACGATGATGCTCAGCTGCTGCAGATACTGGAGAAACTAGAGAGAGCTACAACCAAGATGCTGGACAggtgagagaaagagggagaatgAATgagtggatggatgaatgaatgaatgactctcaTCAAACTCTGTGTCACAGATGGAGTGTGAGGACCTATGAAGTGCCCACCAAACAGACTCCCGCTATCGTAAAAGAGGAGGACCCATCAGACTCTCCCCTACAGGTGACCttgtaatatttcacatattgctgtttttactgtatttaaataaatgcagccttggtgggtGCAAGAgactttcagaaacatttaaaaaatatcaccgaccccaaacttttgaatacaaGTGtctaattgtgatgtttttgaaaTCCAGATTACACAATATGCTGATTCTGTTGCCACTCACTTGACCAAAATCCTGGACTCTGACAAACACAGTGACATTATATCATCTGCTAAGTGAGTATAAAGACGGTAAAGAGGGTTATGTTTATAGTAGTTCAACATTTTTTGAaacctctttaaaaaaagaaaaaacctcttTTGAAAAAAGGTTTTCTTTCTATCAAAGGTTTCTGTGTGGAACAGTTAATGATTTTGTGGCTGAGGTCGGCAAAGCTTATGAAAGGGCCTCAGAGAATAAAGAGGAGGCTGATGCTATGGCAAAGAAGGTAAATCTGGAGGCTATTTTTTCAAAAGTTAAATGATGAGCCTAAAaaacatgtacatttttaatagacAGATGAGTTAAATGAACAGTCAAAACAATTTTAGGAATTAACAGTCAAAAGCTAAATAGACTATCAAAAAAATAGTTAATTGAAGagtcagaaaaaaatgaaaaatgttgtgcTTGATGTGTCTCTCTCAGTGTGCCATGTTGAACGAGAAGCTAGACTCTCTGGTTAAGGCTCTCAGTAAAGACGCCAATGCCCAGCTGGTGCCATCTGGGTCAATCTCACCAGACGAGAGCAACTCTTATCAGTCCAGACCCTTCAGATCAAGAGAGCAGCTGATGCTGAGGGCCAACAGCCTGAAGAAAGCACTCCGACAAATCATAGATCAGGCAGAAAAAGGTCATTCTTCACTGTGCACACGAGTGGAAAGTAACTGGATTTTGGACCAGTGTTTGATTGCATAGAATAAGGGAATCAAGAAGAACATTATTTAAGTATTGCAAGAGTACTGTAAGACAAACCTACTGAACTTCATTCAAACAATTgacaacaaaagagaaaaacatgAAAAGGCTTAAgtgaaaaacatttcagattttagTTTCTGCTATGTTTACCTATGTTTACCTTGTTGACTGTTTTCTCTCAGTTGTGGATGAGCAGAACAGACACACCCAGGTGCAAAGAATGTCATCCTCCTCATCAATCAAAAGAGGCAGCAGTGAGGACCTCAAGGAGGCGGAGCCACGTGAGTAACAAACTcagtttatgaatattaatactGTAGATGATGCATAGCAATTAGAGccttagggccctattttaacgatctaaacgaaAGTGTAAAGCGCAGGTTCACTCAGGGGTGTCCAAatccatatatgtgtgtgtattggcacttttgttcaattaattagccaatttcattcatcattataagtagtaataggctgaattgcaaataggtagcctaattctaatacacgcaatgactatcttTTAAGAACTacttttcagctccttaaaatagcaatgcgctaTTGGTTTTAATCTATTCAGTTATGTTTACAGGTTAATAAAGTAGATTTTATAGAGTTCAGAGTTTCATTCGGTTTTAAGAAATGTAGTTACTCTTTTTTTAGTAGACTCAAATTAAATGTTCACAGTACTCAGAACTATTTAAACTCATGATTTAAAGAAATCAGTTTACTGATTACTAGTTGCGTCTTATGCTGTATAGGACAAATCTGAATCAagacaaacattttcattttaatgctaCTAAATTTAATCATAATTATAATGAACGTCGAGTAATTTTCTGGAGTACCGGTACATCGTACACAAAATAATTgaaactaacaacaacaacaacaacaacaaaaccataTAGCCCGAAGTTCTAAAACGTAATATTTAAAAGAAGATGAATTTAGTTCATTCAACTTCTTACCTAAAAAATAGGTAAATTCAAAAGCAATCTTTTTCAGAGTGGTTTGAtaccaattattatttattattattacgcaATTTTTTGTAGAGGTGTTATGTTTTTTCTTATGGCTGCATCTCTCTTTATGCCTTCATTTCATTGACAGGTCAAAACAGTCAACTACTCAATCCAACTACTACAGCCCCTATTTTGCTGGAGAAGTCAGAGAGTTTCAGCCCTGTGCTTTTCTCGGAAGAGTCTGTGTAAGACTGGGcaaacatacacatgcacacatttaaGAGCTCTTATCTTTTTCCAGTGAAGTGCAGTAATGACATCTGAGGTTCCAGCAGCTCTAAAACCATGCTGACCATGTAATATCTCACAGTGTGTTTGCTATTGCACTCACTGACAAACTAGTACAACACATTCTCAGGCATGAAGCTGTTTTATCTTTGGTTACTGCATACTCAGTGGCTTTGCttcaaaacctagtgaactgCATGATTAGACAGATTTGTGctttgaacttaaaaaaaatgcagcacattAAGTTTTTGACCACATCTTTCCATCTACAGGCTGTAGGACTCATGTTAACTGGGTTTGCATTTACTTACGTAATTAAAAAGCTGAAACTATGTAAACTGTcagtttttatcagtttaatgtgtccttgctttattaaaaaaaaattaaataaaaaatcttactgaccccatccTCATCCTGCTTGTTCCACAGGCAGTGCACAGAAAAGTGTGTGATGAATAACTATTTTGGCATTGGGCTGGATGCCAAAATCTCTCTAGAGTTCAACAACAAAAGAGACGTGCACCCAAAAAAGTGCAGGTAAAGTGCTTGTTAATTTCTGAATAGAGTTCACCTAATCTATATGAATATCTCTTGCAGAGAAGTGGCattactagttactagttactagtttTTGATTTTCAATAACCCATGTTTATATAATGTTGACTGAAACTGTGAAATCTTCTATGTATTTAACAGTAGTCGCACTAAAAACATGATGTGGTACGGAGTGTTAGGGACCAAAGAATTGGTGCAAAAAACCTACAAGAACCTGGAACAAAGAGTCCAACTGGAGGTATGAGCTCATGTCAGACAGAGAATTAAAGATGCTGACATGTGGCCTGAATGCATTTCTTCCTTTCTGACCTTTATTGGAAAGAGAAAGCTCTCTTTTTGCCATTTACTTCACTTCACACAGTATAAATGATGCTCTACCATTATCtgtgtttgtgtacatgtgtgtataCTGTTCATCCATGTAAGTGGTCATGGTTTCATGTTTCAAACATTGTTCTGAGAATCTGTACATCATGTAAccattctctttctttctttgtgtgcagTGTGATGGAGTGCCCATGTCCTTGCCGAGTCTTCAGGGTCTTGCTGTTTTGAACATCCCCAGCTATGCAGGAGGCATTAATTTCTGGGGTGGCACCAAAGAGGACAACGTGAGTCCATCAAATGAAACCGAATTTCTGTGCAGAGCTTATAACTTAACTTTATGGAGGGCTGTTCGCTTCAGCAAAGTGAAAATCATCTCAACAGATGAATCTGTGCCATGCATTTATCTGCATCGCATCTGTTTAATGTTCTGAGCTGCCAATAAACAGTGTCTCCTGGCCAGAGTTTCTTCTTGCAGATATGACTTTCATAATGCATCAACCACATTTACAACCACTCATCAATCCCTCAATTTCCTTTCATCATCATTTCTCAAGTACAATTTGTCAATGTAATAAAATTGCATTGTAGAGTATAAACAAGAAGCAATATGAAACAGGTGTGGATAATAAATGATGGAAAACAGAAAAAGATGCAATAAGTATtctaatatacatttacatatttagcaGACgcgtttatccaaagcgacttacagtgcattcaggctattcattttcttttcttttttaccagtatgtgtctTCCCTGGGTATTGAACCCACAAacacacaatgctctaccactgagtcaCAGGAACacaatacagtatacatatacagtacacaagactagtaaatatagatatatatatatatatatatattatgctgtTGCTCAtgcaatatttcttaaatatacagtGTATTAGATGCCGAAAAAGTGGGGGGAAAGTGTATTAAAGAGGATAAAGTAACTGGAGTGACTTTGCATTATCGGATCTATCTAACTCGGATCACTGTAACAGATTCTTTCCTGTAAAGTCTATTTGGAATACCATGATGTCATTTCCCAGCAAGAGTCAGAGTGTACATAAGACACCAGGAAGGACCTgtgttttgtgttattttatcAAAGTCGCTTTCCTTACAACATGCAGATTTAGGTTGatagaaataattttttatagacTTGTGTAAATAAAGTATCAGATGTTGAGAATGTGGTTCAGAGGTGGAAATTATGAAATTTTGTCttctgttgtattttttattttttgtgtagaATTTTGGGGCTCCATCTTTTGATGATAAGAAGTTGGAGGTGGTGGCTGTGTTCGGCAGCATGCAGATGGCCATGTCTCGAGTCATCAACCTACAGCATCACCGCATCACACAGGTCTGACCCCAAGCACACAATTCAGAATTGAAAAAACTTTCTTCCTTTCAAGGAATTGATTTCAACTCACCCTAAATGGAATTCATTTAGACTGACAAGACTTGCAATTGCAATTTGAGAAATTGAGAAATGTGATTGATTTTGTGACAACACAATGATTTACTCAGTTAAGAGATTAGGGTAAATTAGAGCTTTCGGGGAGAAATGTTTTTCCACCATGGCAAAATTAAACTTCATTTATCAAATATGATGAAATATACAGtacttaaaaaatagttttttaaaagatAGATGTACttttaaatattgattattaatattatctaATGTTGTTTCGTGTATGAGAACGTTTATGGTAAATTTATGATAAACAATTTACTAACATGCATCATTTAGGTGAATGAAATGTCATATGAGGTGGCGTGTGCTGTCTCCTCAGTGTCGGCAGGTGAAGATCACGATTCTGGGTGATGAAGGTGTGCCAGTGCAGGTGGACGGTGAGGCCTGGATTCAGCCTCCTGGCATCGTCCAAATTGTCCACAAGAACCGAGCCCAGATGCTCACCAGAGAccgggtcagtgtgtgtgtgtgtgtgtgtgtgcgctcatcTTCTTTACTcttctttaaaaatgtctttaaactGTGTGAACAGACCAGCATCACCTGATCATTTTCACTCGTATGGGATTCTAATAAGCTGCTGTCCCCACTGGACTAACCTAACCAGCAAGACCTCCTTTGTCAACCATTACACCAGAAAAACAAGCTTTATCAGCTCAGTTTTGCAGACGAACTGCACAGTCATGTCAGCTCTATTTATAAACAGTAATAAACAGGGcaaaatcacaataaatgcaaGACAAATTAGAAATATTCTGTAAAACTACAATGatgtcagttcagttcaataactatAAAAATCATCAGTTCGGAAACTAGTTCTTTGTGCAGCTCTACAAATGCAATAGTGACACTATTCAGCTCGAGTCGGTTCAATGTTGATACAATTCATTTCAATAACAGTGTTGATGTTGTaaaattcatcaattatgaaacaaagtTGATTAAgaaataaagcagctctacagaagacagtaGTGTCATCATTCAGCTGAAATCAGTTTAAGTTCTGTTTGTATACAAATGTGTAAATGCAGTCAATTCAATAATGCAGTATCACTGAATATTAAGTGTTTTTTAAGTCAAAGGTGACAGTAGCAAGGAACCCAAACTCCTTTTCTCTGACAAATGAAGGAACACACTCAATTTTTGATTCCTGGCTACATCAGTTAGCTCCTTCTGCTTGAAGATTGGGATACTGTATATCACACTGGCATTCCCAACCCCATAATGTACTGTAGCAATCAAAAGATACTGTATCTGTAATGCttcccaaggctgcatttactgtatttgattaaaatgcaacaaaaacagtaatattgtgaaatattattacaatttaaaacatccaTCAAGTATTATAGCCCCTTGTTCCCAGCCCCCAAACACTTCTGACCTCAAACTCTAGTTTAGATGTTTATCTGTGTATTGATGTGACAACTAGGCATTCGAGAGCACGCTGAAATCATGGGAGGACAAGCGGAAAGGTGACAGCCGGCCAGCCCGACCCCGACTGAATTCCCAGCAGTCCATGGAGTATCTGAGTGAAGAGGAATGTGCGCAAGTCCAGCAGCTTGGTTTAGTGGCCGACACACTCATCAACAGGTGTGTCTATGTGTGCCTCTATGAAGAGTCTATGACATCCACAGAAATGTAGTTTGTAACCCAACAGGAATGCATAGTTTGTGGGAAGCTATTTGATAACTATTTGAGGGCTATTGAAGAAATGAGCTCTTTCTGTTTTACCTGAAACAACATCCATTAATGTAACCTCTAATCCTTCCTTGTATTAATACACAAGTAATTTCACtgtcataattacatttaaaatcatgTATTAAAGGCTTGTGTGGAGGAAAAACATGTAATATGCTGCAGCTGAATGCGTTGTGATGGTGTTTTGTAGGATCCGAGAGGTGGCTAAGACTCATAAGGTGGTGGAGCAGGAATTGGCTCATTCTGTCAATGCCAGCGCTGCGGTCCTGAGTGAAGCCTTCCCCTCCAAACCCTCCAGCCCTGAGGTGACCACAACACTTCTGTTGTTGGACTGTTACGTTTAGAGAATGTTTAACAATCAAATCAACAAAGTTATGGAATTTTTGACATTCCAGCTTTATTCTGTTTGTatggaaataaaaattatatatatatatatacacacacaatgttAAAAGGTTCGGAGTCAGtaccatttttaaagaaattaatacttttattgaaaGACAATTTAAAGACATggctacaaaaaatatatattttgaataaatgctattcttaaaaaaaacaaaaaaacatgtatcacagtttacacaaaaaatttatgcagcaactgttttcaaaattaataataatcagaaatgattattgaacagcatattagaatgatcactgaagactgaagtaatgacatattaaaaaagaaaaaaccttttaaaaatcttaccaactccaaGCAAATCTTTGAACAGTATGATAATATATTCAGTCCAAGTGTGACACCACTGGTGAATATGATTGTAAGAGTCTGTCCCACTTTTGCTTTAATGATGCCATCACTTATTGTAAGATACATTAACTCTACAAATTAGTGTAGGTCCTTATGTGGAAGCAAGGAAGCTATTATAAAGTAGTTAATGTCGCAAATATCCTTTAAAAAACCTGAAACATTCAGCGTATTTTGCATGTTTAAACTGAATTGAATAACTGTTTGATCCCCACTGTATAAATTCAAAGCTCATAGCAGCGAGGGATGTGATGAGGATCAGTTCTGCTTTAAAGGTTAACAAATGCACCTTTCAGTCTCCAGTAGGAATAATAGCCGGTGCTTTCTTCC includes these proteins:
- the LOC132103439 gene encoding diacylglycerol kinase delta-like isoform X1, with product MASKLNPNVLYVREPRQSLTSLDPQPEAGDESSDSDGEPEETSHKLIRKVSTSGQIRAKKSVKEGLLLKQTSSFQRWKRRYFKLRGRTLYYAKDSKSLIFDEVDLSDASVAETSTKNINNSFTVITPFRKLMLCAESRKEMEDWISALKSVQKWETYEASQFNMEHFSGMHNWYACSHARPTFCNVCREALPGVTSHGLSCEVCKFKAHKRCAIRSTNNCKWTTLASIGNDIIEDEDGVAMPHQWLEGNLPVSAKCVVCDRNCGSVRRLQDWRCLWCKAIVHNSCKEQLGKVCPLGQCKVSIIPPTALNSIDSDGFWKATSPSCSSPLLVLANSKSGDNQGVKFLRRFKQLLNPAQVFDLMNGGPQLGLRLFQKFETFRTLVCGGDGSVGWVLSELDKLSLHKQCQLGVLPLGTGNDLARVLGWGGLCDDDAQLLQILEKLERATTKMLDRWSVRTYEVPTKQTPAIVKEEDPSDSPLQITQYADSVATHLTKILDSDKHSDIISSAKFLCGTVNDFVAEVGKAYERASENKEEADAMAKKCAMLNEKLDSLVKALSKDANAQLVPSGSISPDESNSYQSRPFRSREQLMLRANSLKKALRQIIDQAEKVVDEQNRHTQVQRMSSSSSIKRGSSEDLKEAEPRQNSQLLNPTTTAPILLEKSESFSPVLFSEESVQCTEKCVMNNYFGIGLDAKISLEFNNKRDVHPKKCSSRTKNMMWYGVLGTKELVQKTYKNLEQRVQLECDGVPMSLPSLQGLAVLNIPSYAGGINFWGGTKEDNNFGAPSFDDKKLEVVAVFGSMQMAMSRVINLQHHRITQCRQVKITILGDEGVPVQVDGEAWIQPPGIVQIVHKNRAQMLTRDRAFESTLKSWEDKRKGDSRPARPRLNSQQSMEYLSEEECAQVQQLGLVADTLINRIREVAKTHKVVEQELAHSVNASAAVLSEAFPSKPSSPEGLSRSTAVDIVNSSKVLQQETKMLLEGKLLQLESSQKEELLSTVDSLSTELHKLEDIHWIWPSMHCSEENQDLSRMPGKSSMKLKIMPKGKKERERLHKQRSSGSLSGSWDIKGGMYDFDSVGN
- the LOC132103439 gene encoding diacylglycerol kinase delta-like isoform X3, which encodes MQQKSVKEGLLLKQTSSFQRWKRRYFKLRGRTLYYAKDSKSLIFDEVDLSDASVAETSTKNINNSFTVITPFRKLMLCAESRKEMEDWISALKSVQKWETYEASQFNMEHFSGMHNWYACSHARPTFCNVCREALPGVTSHGLSCEVCKFKAHKRCAIRSTNNCKWTTLASIGNDIIEDEDGVAMPHQWLEGNLPVSAKCVVCDRNCGSVRRLQDWRCLWCKAIVHNSCKEQLGKVCPLGQCKVSIIPPTALNSIDSDGFWKATSPSCSSPLLVLANSKSGDNQGVKFLRRFKQLLNPAQVFDLMNGGPQLGLRLFQKFETFRTLVCGGDGSVGWVLSELDKLSLHKQCQLGVLPLGTGNDLARVLGWGGLCDDDAQLLQILEKLERATTKMLDRWSVRTYEVPTKQTPAIVKEEDPSDSPLQITQYADSVATHLTKILDSDKHSDIISSAKFLCGTVNDFVAEVGKAYERASENKEEADAMAKKCAMLNEKLDSLVKALSKDANAQLVPSGSISPDESNSYQSRPFRSREQLMLRANSLKKALRQIIDQAEKVVDEQNRHTQVQRMSSSSSIKRGSSEDLKEAEPRQNSQLLNPTTTAPILLEKSESFSPVLFSEESVQCTEKCVMNNYFGIGLDAKISLEFNNKRDVHPKKCSSRTKNMMWYGVLGTKELVQKTYKNLEQRVQLECDGVPMSLPSLQGLAVLNIPSYAGGINFWGGTKEDNNFGAPSFDDKKLEVVAVFGSMQMAMSRVINLQHHRITQCRQVKITILGDEGVPVQVDGEAWIQPPGIVQIVHKNRAQMLTRDRAFESTLKSWEDKRKGDSRPARPRLNSQQSMEYLSEEECAQVQQLGLVADTLINRIREVAKTHKVVEQELAHSVNASAAVLSEAFPSKPSSPEGLSRSTAVDIVNSSKVLQQETKMLLEGKLLQLESSQKEELLSTVDSLSTELHKLEDIHWIWPSMHCSEENQDLSRMPGKSSMKLKIMPKGKKERERLHKQRSSGSLSGSWDIKGGMYDFDSVGN